The genomic window ACCTTTAATAAAACGATCCGTACGCCTACTAAAAACGATGATAAGAGATTGTATCCGATTCATGTGAAATACGGTACGAAGGATCAAGTCAAGCAGACGTCAAATATTTTCCAAAATCAGAGTGGCGATCCTGGCTCCAATGGGGTTGTTGGTGGTTATCTCGCGTGGTATAAATAACAAAGCTATAAGAAAATTATGGAAGAAGTAACTACTTTACCTTTTCCGTAATAGATAGAAAAATAGATTATCTTCTTATCAGTTGAAAAGCTCAGCAGATAAGGAGTTTTTTTGTCTGGATATTGACAAATTTTTATGGATGGAATAAAATGACCATATAGTCAGTTTGTGTTTTGAACATCGAAAGAGGAGACACGAATGAATAGAGAAGAAAAAAAAGCCTTGACGAAACAGAAGATTTTGTCCGCTGCTACAGAGTTATATAGTGAGAAGGGTTTTGTAGAGGTATCGATTGAAGAAATAAGTAAGACTGCCGGTATAGGAAAAGGAACTGTTTTTCTGCACTATGGCAATCAGGATAAGCTGATGAGTGCGGTGATCAATCAGTTGTTGACAACATTTGATGAAGAGATGACCAAGAAGAATCATGAGATCAATAGCATAGAAGACTATCTATTTCTCCATTTGACTGTCTTATCCCATCACGAGGATTTGTATTTTCATTTTATTACGCAACGGCTATTGCTAGCACAAACGGTAAATGCTGCTTATATAGGAATGCAGGCTGCTTTTTCTCATCACTTTCAGAAATCGATGGAAAAAGAATTGTCTTTGCCTTTAGATGTTGTTTTTACAAGCTGGATCGGAATGATTCACTATTACTTGGAGAATCGTGACCTATTTGGCGGAAAAGGTGTTATTGCAGCAAATAAGGATAAATGGATTATGAACTATCTGGTTTTACTAAACGAAGGAGGAATAAAGAAATGAAACAATGTATTACTTGCGGGATGCCAATGAGAAAGAAAGAAGAATTTGCAAACCACGACATGACGAAGGACTATTGTATTCATTGTGAAAAAGAGGATGGAAGTATGCCTAACTTTAGCGAAATGGTTAATGGAATGGCCAACTTCATCATTCAAACACAAGGGCTTTCTGAGGCAGCAGCTAGAAAAGTAGCCGTTCATCAGCTAAAACAATTGCCTCATTGGAAAAACGCAGAGGTGTGATCACTATGGATTTTGAAGGTGTTCCCGGAATCGGACCTGTAACAGTAGAAAAATTACGGAAGGTTGGAATCACCTCTCTTGAAGAATTAGAAGAAATTGGTAGTATGAACGCATTTCTGATGGTAAGGGAGATGGTTGATAAAGGCGCGTGTCTTTCATTTCTTTATGGGCTAGAGGGAGCTGTACAGAAAAAGCGAAGCAAAGAGCTTTCTATAAGCACCAAAGAAAAACTGAGACGATTTGTTCAGTCACTAAATCAAGAACAATAGAATAATGATAGAAAACAAGGGTAGATGTCTACGCTTGTTTTTTTGTGTAGACATGTTTTTTTGCTAATAAGAACTAAAAATAGTTCTTTTAGCCTATTCAACACCTAACTTCAATTTTTGTCAAAATGAAGTGGACAAAACCAGTTTTTCATTCTCTTGTGAATAGAAACGACAGCGTTTACAATGAAATTGACAGCAAGAGCTGGTCACAGAATTCGACTGCGCAGTCTGAATGAAAAAAGATCGATTCCTAATGGATCAGGATGTTTTAAATTTGAGGAGGAAAAAGTCATGGAACAGAAACAGGGGAACATGAAAGTAAAAATCCAACAGTTCGGCAGCTTTTTAAGTGGTATGATCATGCCGAATATTGGCGCCTTCATTGCGTGGGGGATTTTGACGGCATTATTTATTCCGACTGGCTGGTTGCCGAATGAGCAATTGAATGAAATTACAGGGCCAACTATCAATTACTTATTACCGATTTTAATTGGATTTACAGGAGGCCGATTGGTCTATGATATTCGTGGTGGTGTTGTAGGAGCGATGGTCACGATGGGTGTGATCACCGGATCGAATATTCCGATGTTTCTAGGTGCGATGCTGGTTGGACCGGCAGGAGCAGTATGTATAAAGAAGTTTGATGAATTAGTTGACGGAAAAATCAAACCGGGATTTGAAATGTTGGTCAATAATTTTTCAGCAGGTATTTTATCATCCATTCTAGCAATTTTAGCCTTTCTAGTTGTCGGACCAGCTGTAGAGGCTTTGAACAGCTCCTTGGCATCAGGGGTAGGCTTCTTGATCGACCATTCTTTACTACCTTTAGCAAGTATCTTTATTGAACCGGCGAAAGTGCTATTTCTAAATAACGCAATCAATCATGGGGTAATTAGCCCGATCGCTATTGAACAAGCAGCAGAAACAGGAAAATCATTACTTTTCCTATTAGAAGCAAATCCTGGACCAGGGTTAGGAATCTTGTTGGCGTACACCTTGTTTGGTAGAGGAACGGCGAAGCAGACGGCACCGGGAGCAATTAT from Enterococcus sp. 9E7_DIV0242 includes these protein-coding regions:
- a CDS encoding PTS mannitol transporter subunit IICB, whose product is MEQKQGNMKVKIQQFGSFLSGMIMPNIGAFIAWGILTALFIPTGWLPNEQLNEITGPTINYLLPILIGFTGGRLVYDIRGGVVGAMVTMGVITGSNIPMFLGAMLVGPAGAVCIKKFDELVDGKIKPGFEMLVNNFSAGILSSILAILAFLVVGPAVEALNSSLASGVGFLIDHSLLPLASIFIEPAKVLFLNNAINHGVISPIAIEQAAETGKSLLFLLEANPGPGLGILLAYTLFGRGTAKQTAPGAIIIHFLGGIHEIYFPYILMKPALILSAIGGGMAGVLTLSVFNTGLVAPASPGSIFAILAMTPRDGYIGVILAIVAATAVSFGISALILKTSKETDTDLKEAAEKVSALKGKQSAAQTLTEAETAEQTSGVLANVQKIIFACDAGMGSSAMGASVLRNKVKKAGLAIEVVNSAIAQLPNDADIVVTHKDLTSRAKEKLPNAYHVSVENFLNGDQYDRLVEELTAQA
- a CDS encoding TetR/AcrR family transcriptional regulator; translated protein: MNREEKKALTKQKILSAATELYSEKGFVEVSIEEISKTAGIGKGTVFLHYGNQDKLMSAVINQLLTTFDEEMTKKNHEINSIEDYLFLHLTVLSHHEDLYFHFITQRLLLAQTVNAAYIGMQAAFSHHFQKSMEKELSLPLDVVFTSWIGMIHYYLENRDLFGGKGVIAANKDKWIMNYLVLLNEGGIKK
- a CDS encoding TfoX/Sxy family DNA transformation protein, translated to MDFEGVPGIGPVTVEKLRKVGITSLEELEEIGSMNAFLMVREMVDKGACLSFLYGLEGAVQKKRSKELSISTKEKLRRFVQSLNQEQ
- a CDS encoding zinc ribbon domain-containing protein is translated as MKQCITCGMPMRKKEEFANHDMTKDYCIHCEKEDGSMPNFSEMVNGMANFIIQTQGLSEAAARKVAVHQLKQLPHWKNAEV